In Helianthus annuus cultivar XRQ/B chromosome 9, HanXRQr2.0-SUNRISE, whole genome shotgun sequence, the following are encoded in one genomic region:
- the LOC110878834 gene encoding putative metabolite transport protein YyaJ isoform X1 — MVVSGGGSGNFVVVVIMAEKEGQSEPSFNNRMRPRRFVTNQPKLLSPQAARTMKTRRLFGISVSLIIINLAAIMERADENLLPSVYKEVSEAFNAGPSDLGYLTFIRNFVQGLASPMAGILVLTYDRPTVLAMGTLCWALSTGAVGASRYFGQVGFWRAINGFGLAIVIPALQSFIADTYSDNVRGTGFGFLSLVGMVGGIGGGVVATLMAGHEFWGVPGWRCAFVLMAGLSCLIAFLVFLFVVDPRRLTAVDHDGGQSYLERSELLDRERDSGSIWTESWTAMKAVMKVQTFQIIVLQGLVGSLPWTAMVFFTMWFELIGFDHQKAATLLSLFGAGCSIGSLLGGIIADRLSRNFPHTGRIMCAQFSAIMGIPYTWFLLRIIPQSVDRYHTYAVTLLLMGLTISWNGTACNAPMFAEVVPTKHRTMIYAFDRAFEVSFSSFAAPMVGILAEKIYGYDPKSVDPIAGSPREALALSKGLLAMMAIPFGLCCLFYTPLYWVFRRDRDNVRMATLKEEEMI, encoded by the exons atggtggttagtggtggtggtagtggcaactttgtggtggtggtgattatGGCAGAAAAAGAGGG TCAATCAGAGCCCTCCTTTAACAACCGGATGAGACCACGTCGTTTTGTCACCAATCAACCTAAGCTCTTGTCCCCTCAAGCCGCCCGTACCATGAA GACGCGAAGATTATTTGGGATTTCTGTGTCTCTGATTATTATTAATCTGGCCGCTATAATGGAGCGTGCAGATGAGAATCTGCTTCCATCTGTATACAAAGAAGTTAGTGAAGCATTTAATGCTGGGCCATCTGATCTGGGCTACTTAACATTTATTAGAAACTTTGTTCAAGGTCTGGCATCCCCAATGGCTGGAATATTGGTTTTAACGTATGACCGGCCCACCGTTCTTGCAATGGGGACACTTTGTTGGGCGTTGTCCACGGGTGCTGTAGGTGCCAGCCGTTATTTCGGTCAGGTGGGTTTTTGGCGGGCGATAAATGGGTTTGGGCTGGCCATTGTGATTCCTGCATTGCAGTCGTTTATTGCGGATACTTATAGTGATAATGTGCGAGGGACGGGGTTCGGGTTTTTGAGTTTAGTGGGAATGGTGGGTGGGATTGGTGGGGGTGTGGTGGCTACGCTTATGGCGGGTCATGAGTTTTGGGGGGTGCCTGGATGGCGGTGTGCATTTGTTTTGATGGCGGGGTTAAGTTGTTTGATTGCGTTTCTTGTGTTCTTGTTTGTGGTTGATCCTAGAAGGCTAACGGCGGTTGATCATGATGGCGGACAGAGTTACCTAGAAAG GAGCGAGTTGTTGGATCGGGAACGTGATTCTGGTTCTATTTGGACCGAGTCATGGACCGCCATGAAAGCTGTGATGAAAGTCCAAACTTTTCAAATCATCGTCTTGCAGGGTCTTGTTGGTTCGTTACCATGGACCGCAATGGTGTTTTTCACTATGTGGTTTGAACTTATTG GTTTTGATCATCAAAAGGCTGCAACCCTTTTGAGCCTTTTCGGGGCAGGGTGTTCTATCGGGTCACTATTAGGTGGGATCATAGCTGATCGCTTGTCTCGGAATTTCCCTCATACTGGACGAATCATGTGTGCACAATTTAGCGCGATCATGGGGATCCCATACACTTGGTTTCTCCTACGCATAATCCCACAATCAGTCGATCGCTACCATACTTACGCAGTCACACTTCTCTTAATGGGCCTTACAATAAGCTGGAACGGAACGGCATGTAACGCGCCAATGTTCGCTGAAGTGGTCCCCACCAAACATCGAACTATGATCTACGCGTTTGACCGCGCCTTTGAAGTATCATTTTCGTCTTTTGCTGCACCCATGGTTGGGATCCTGGCAGAGAAGATTTACGGGTACGACCCAAAATCCGTGGACCCAATTGCGGGGTCCCCTAGAGAAGCATTAGCATTGTCAAAAGGGCTTTTAGCGATGATGGCGATTCCTTTTGGTCTATGTTGCTTGTTCTACACCCCGTTATATTGGGTTTTCAGGCGTGACCGCGATAATGTGAGAATGGCTACTCTAAAGGAAGAAGAAATGATATGA
- the LOC110876430 gene encoding uncharacterized protein LOC110876430, with product MADELPLWFPPMSSDDSSDSSILFFQNLIEEAELQDTGTSNRRRYIERQREEGHETLMADYFVEDPKYNEDIFRHRFRMSKRLFLKIVSDVEENDPWFVEAPDARGRKGFTPLQKVTSAIKQLATGNTPDENDEYLHMAERTSASA from the coding sequence ATGGCGGATGAACTCCCGTTATGGTTCCCACCCATGAGTAGCGACGATTCATCCGATAGTAGCattcttttttttcaaaatctcatcgaaGAAGCCGAACTTCAAGATACCGGCACATCTAACCGAAGGAGATATATTGAACGTCAACGTGAGGAGGggcatgagacactcatggcgGATTATTTTGTCGAAGACCCGAAGTACAACGAAGATATCTTTCGGCATAGGTTCCGTATGTCGAAacgtttgtttctaaaaattgtGTCCGATGTGGAAGAGAACGACCCGTGGTTTGTAGAGGCCCCCGATGCGCGAGGTAGGAAGGGCTTTACGCCCTTGCAAAAGGTGACATCGGCTATTAAACAGCTCGCAACTGGAAACACTCCAGACGAGAACGACGAGTACTTGCATATGGCCGAAAGAACTTCCGCGAGTGCCTAG
- the LOC110878834 gene encoding putative metabolite transport protein YyaJ isoform X2 — MQGYRDNESQTHNQSEPSFNNRMRPRRFVTNQPKLLSPQAARTMKTRRLFGISVSLIIINLAAIMERADENLLPSVYKEVSEAFNAGPSDLGYLTFIRNFVQGLASPMAGILVLTYDRPTVLAMGTLCWALSTGAVGASRYFGQVGFWRAINGFGLAIVIPALQSFIADTYSDNVRGTGFGFLSLVGMVGGIGGGVVATLMAGHEFWGVPGWRCAFVLMAGLSCLIAFLVFLFVVDPRRLTAVDHDGGQSYLERSELLDRERDSGSIWTESWTAMKAVMKVQTFQIIVLQGLVGSLPWTAMVFFTMWFELIGFDHQKAATLLSLFGAGCSIGSLLGGIIADRLSRNFPHTGRIMCAQFSAIMGIPYTWFLLRIIPQSVDRYHTYAVTLLLMGLTISWNGTACNAPMFAEVVPTKHRTMIYAFDRAFEVSFSSFAAPMVGILAEKIYGYDPKSVDPIAGSPREALALSKGLLAMMAIPFGLCCLFYTPLYWVFRRDRDNVRMATLKEEEMI, encoded by the exons ATGCAAGGTTACAGGGATAACGAATCACAGACACACAA TCAATCAGAGCCCTCCTTTAACAACCGGATGAGACCACGTCGTTTTGTCACCAATCAACCTAAGCTCTTGTCCCCTCAAGCCGCCCGTACCATGAA GACGCGAAGATTATTTGGGATTTCTGTGTCTCTGATTATTATTAATCTGGCCGCTATAATGGAGCGTGCAGATGAGAATCTGCTTCCATCTGTATACAAAGAAGTTAGTGAAGCATTTAATGCTGGGCCATCTGATCTGGGCTACTTAACATTTATTAGAAACTTTGTTCAAGGTCTGGCATCCCCAATGGCTGGAATATTGGTTTTAACGTATGACCGGCCCACCGTTCTTGCAATGGGGACACTTTGTTGGGCGTTGTCCACGGGTGCTGTAGGTGCCAGCCGTTATTTCGGTCAGGTGGGTTTTTGGCGGGCGATAAATGGGTTTGGGCTGGCCATTGTGATTCCTGCATTGCAGTCGTTTATTGCGGATACTTATAGTGATAATGTGCGAGGGACGGGGTTCGGGTTTTTGAGTTTAGTGGGAATGGTGGGTGGGATTGGTGGGGGTGTGGTGGCTACGCTTATGGCGGGTCATGAGTTTTGGGGGGTGCCTGGATGGCGGTGTGCATTTGTTTTGATGGCGGGGTTAAGTTGTTTGATTGCGTTTCTTGTGTTCTTGTTTGTGGTTGATCCTAGAAGGCTAACGGCGGTTGATCATGATGGCGGACAGAGTTACCTAGAAAG GAGCGAGTTGTTGGATCGGGAACGTGATTCTGGTTCTATTTGGACCGAGTCATGGACCGCCATGAAAGCTGTGATGAAAGTCCAAACTTTTCAAATCATCGTCTTGCAGGGTCTTGTTGGTTCGTTACCATGGACCGCAATGGTGTTTTTCACTATGTGGTTTGAACTTATTG GTTTTGATCATCAAAAGGCTGCAACCCTTTTGAGCCTTTTCGGGGCAGGGTGTTCTATCGGGTCACTATTAGGTGGGATCATAGCTGATCGCTTGTCTCGGAATTTCCCTCATACTGGACGAATCATGTGTGCACAATTTAGCGCGATCATGGGGATCCCATACACTTGGTTTCTCCTACGCATAATCCCACAATCAGTCGATCGCTACCATACTTACGCAGTCACACTTCTCTTAATGGGCCTTACAATAAGCTGGAACGGAACGGCATGTAACGCGCCAATGTTCGCTGAAGTGGTCCCCACCAAACATCGAACTATGATCTACGCGTTTGACCGCGCCTTTGAAGTATCATTTTCGTCTTTTGCTGCACCCATGGTTGGGATCCTGGCAGAGAAGATTTACGGGTACGACCCAAAATCCGTGGACCCAATTGCGGGGTCCCCTAGAGAAGCATTAGCATTGTCAAAAGGGCTTTTAGCGATGATGGCGATTCCTTTTGGTCTATGTTGCTTGTTCTACACCCCGTTATATTGGGTTTTCAGGCGTGACCGCGATAATGTGAGAATGGCTACTCTAAAGGAAGAAGAAATGATATGA
- the LOC110878833 gene encoding multidrug resistance protein 2, protein MKTRNVLGISLSLIIINLAAIVERADENLLPSVYKEVSEAFNIGPSDLGYLMFMRNFFRGLASPMAGVLVLTYDRPTVLAMGTLCWALSTGVMGGSLYYGQVAFWQAVNGLGLAIVIPSLQSFIADSYSDSVRGMGFGLLNLVGKVGGIGGGAVATVMAGHEFWGVPGWRCAFVIISALSCLIGLLVFLFVVDPRRNELLDRGRGSGSVWFESWTAMKGVMKVKTFQIIVLQGLVGSLPWTAMVFFTMWFELIGFDHQKVAILFTLFGAGCSFGSLLGGIIADRMSQVYPRSGRIICAQFSAFMGIPYTWFLLRIIPPTVDSYHTYAVTLLLMGLTISWNGTACNAPMFAEVVPTKHRTMIYAFDRALEGSFSSFAAPIVGILAEKVYGYDPKSVHPTTGSTREALALSKALFSMMGIPFGLCCLFYSPLYWFFKHDRDSARLATQKEEEMI, encoded by the exons ATGAA GACACGTAATGTTTTGGGGATTTCTCTTTCTCTCATTATCATCAATTTGGCGGCTATAGTGGAACGAGCCGATGAAAACCTTCTTCCATCCGTGTACAAGGAAGTCAGTGAAGCATTCAACATCGGACCATCTGACTTAGGCTACCTAATGTTTATGAGAAACTTTTTTCGAGGTTTAGCATCTCCAATGGCCGGGGTCTTGGTTTTAACCTATGACCGCCCGACCGTACTTGCAATGGGCACGCTTTGTTGGGCGTTATCCACAGGTGTTATGGGCGGCAGTCTCTATTACGGTCAGGTTGCTTTTTGGCAGGCTGTAAACGGATTAGGATTGGCCATCGTGATTCCTTCACTCCAATCGTTTATAGCTGATTCGTACAGTGATAGTGTGAGGGGGATGGGGTTTGGGTTATTGAATCTTGTCGGGAAGGTGGGCGGCATAGGCGGTGGTGCGGTGGCTACAGTTATGGCCGGTCATGAGTTTTGGGGGGTGCCCGGATGGCGGTGTGCATTTGTTATTATCTCTGCATTAAGTTGTCTAATTGGGCTTCTTGTATTCTTGTTTGTTGTAGATCCTAGAAG GAACGAATTGTTGGATCGGGGGCGTGGTTCTGGTTCAGTTTGGTTCGAGTCATGGACCGCAATGAAAGGCGTGATGAAAGTCAAAACGTTTCAGATCATCGTCTTGCAAGGTCTTGTTGGTTCACTCCCATGGACCGCCATGGTGTTTTTCACTATGTGGTTTGAATTAATTG GTTTTGATCACCAAAAGGTTGCAATACTTTTCACCCTGTTCGGCGCAGGGTGTTCATTTGGTTCACTCTTGGGTGGGATCATAGCAGACCGAATGTCTCAGGTCTACCCGCGTTCAGGTCGAATAATATGCGCGCAATTTAGCGCGTTCATGGGGATCCCATACACTTGGTTTCTCCTACGCATAATCCCTCCAACAGTCGATAGCTACCACACTTATGCAGTTACACTTCTCTTGATGGGCCTCACAATAAGCTGGAATGGAACCGCATGCAATGCGCCAATGTTTGCAGAAGTGGTCCCCACCAAACACCGGACCATGATCTATGCCTTTGACCGTGCGTTGGAAGGGTCCTTTTCATCATTTGCTGCACCGATTGTTGGGATCCTGGCGGAAAAGGTTTACGGGTATGACCCGAAATCGGTGCACCCAACCACAGGGTCTACAAGAGAAGCCTTAGCATTGTCGAAGGCGCTTTTCTCAATGATGGGGATTCCGTTTGGATTGTGTTGTTTGTTTTACAGTCCGTTGTATTGGTTTTTTAAACACGATCGTGATAGCGCGCGATTGGCTACtcaaaaagaagaagaaatgaTTTAA
- the LOC110876429 gene encoding uncharacterized protein LOC110876429, with protein sequence MALLYQAHEEKHHLPEYRGQYMRGDHRYPTIMLEAVASQDLWFWHAFAGPPGSQNDINSIPYPHEVNEKKFKRQHEAARKDVERAFGVLKGKWGVLSRPMRARSVKKIRNVVYTCIILHNMILKDDGKAIAPVHIRDPPVEPALDDTVLGELLNEDTHWRLKHDLIDHLASQDLPHLLADSDED encoded by the exons ATGGCACTTTTATACCAAGCTCATGAGGAAAAACATCACCTTCCAG AGTATCGAGGCCAATATATGCGAGGAGATCATAGATACCCGACTATTATGCTCGAAGCGGTTGCTTCTCAAGACTTATGGTTTTGGCATGCTTTTGCCGGTCCACCCGGTTCTCAAAACGATATCAAT tcgatCCCTTACCCTCACGAAGTAAACGAAAAGAAATTCAAGAGACAACATGAGGCGGCAAGAAAAGACGtcgaacgggcttttggtgttttgaagGGGAAATGGGGTGTATTGAGTCGACCGATGCGAGCAAGATCGGTTAAAAAAATTAGGAATGTCGTGTACACGTgtattattttacacaacatgattttgaaagacgATGGAAAGGCGATAGCACCGGTGCACATTCGGGATCCTCCGGTCGAGCCGgctctagacgatacggtgctGGGCGAGTTGTTGAATGAAGACACCCATTGGAGACTCAAACACGATCTCATAGATCATCTCGCAAGTCAAGATTTACCCCATCTTTTGGCCGATTCCGACGAAGACTAG